The Populus alba chromosome 6, ASM523922v2, whole genome shotgun sequence genome contains a region encoding:
- the LOC118050162 gene encoding probable protein phosphatase 2C 59 isoform X1 yields MGYLNSVLSSSSQVYADDAPVSGGGLSQNGKFSYGYASSPGKRSSMEDFYETRIDGVDGEIVGLFGVFDGHGGARAAEYVKHNLFSNLIKHPKFISDTKSAISDAYNHTDSEFLKSENNQNRDAGSTASTAILVGDRLLVANVGDSRAVICRGGNAIAVSRDHKPDQTDERQRIEDAGGFVMWAGTWRVGGVLAVSRAFGDRLLKQYVVADPEIQEEKVDSSLEFLILASDGLWDVVTNEEAVEMIQPILDPEQAAKRLMQEAYQRGSADNITCVVVRFLGNQGGASGGGSV; encoded by the exons TCAGAATGGGAAATTCAGTTATGGATATGCAAGCTCTCCAGGGAAAAGATCTTCCATGGAAGATTTTTACGAGACAAGAATCGATGGTGTTGATGGAGAGATAGTTGGTCTTTTTGGAGTTTTTGATG GTCATGGAGGTGCACGAGCAGCTGAATATGTGAAACATAACCTTTTTAGCAATCTGATCAAGCACCCAAAGTTTATTTCCGACACCAAATCAGCTATAT CTGATGCATACAATCACACAGACTCTGAATTTCTGAAATCAGAAAATAATCAGAACCGGGATGCTGGATCAACTGCCTCTACAGCTATTCTTGTTGGTGATCGTTTGCTTGTCGCTAATGTTGGAGATTCCAGAGCTGTCATATGCCGTGGTGGCAATG CTATTGCTGTTTCCCGAGATCACAAGCCAGACCAGACTGATGAGCGGCAACGGATTGAAGATGCTGGAGGATTTGTCATGTGGGCTG GTACTTGGAGAGTTGGTGGTGTCCTAGCTGTCTCTCGTGCATTTGGTGATAGGCTCTTGAAGCAGTATGTTGTTGCTGACCCAGAAATCCAG GAAGAAAAGGTTGACAGCTCCCTTGAGTTTCTTATCCTTGCAAGTGATGGTTTATGGGATGTTGTCACAAACGAG GAAGCTGTTGAAATGATCCAGCCAATTCTGGACCCCGAGCAGGCAGCAAAGAGGTTGATGCAGGAAGCATATCAGCGAGGCAGTGCAGATAACATCACCTGTGTAGTCGTCCGTTTCTTGGGCAATCAAGGAGGTGCATCTGGTGGTGGCTCTGTGTGA
- the LOC118050162 gene encoding probable protein phosphatase 2C 59 isoform X2, which produces MLMMHLQNGKFSYGYASSPGKRSSMEDFYETRIDGVDGEIVGLFGVFDGHGGARAAEYVKHNLFSNLIKHPKFISDTKSAISDAYNHTDSEFLKSENNQNRDAGSTASTAILVGDRLLVANVGDSRAVICRGGNAIAVSRDHKPDQTDERQRIEDAGGFVMWAGTWRVGGVLAVSRAFGDRLLKQYVVADPEIQEEKVDSSLEFLILASDGLWDVVTNEEAVEMIQPILDPEQAAKRLMQEAYQRGSADNITCVVVRFLGNQGGASGGGSV; this is translated from the exons TCAGAATGGGAAATTCAGTTATGGATATGCAAGCTCTCCAGGGAAAAGATCTTCCATGGAAGATTTTTACGAGACAAGAATCGATGGTGTTGATGGAGAGATAGTTGGTCTTTTTGGAGTTTTTGATG GTCATGGAGGTGCACGAGCAGCTGAATATGTGAAACATAACCTTTTTAGCAATCTGATCAAGCACCCAAAGTTTATTTCCGACACCAAATCAGCTATAT CTGATGCATACAATCACACAGACTCTGAATTTCTGAAATCAGAAAATAATCAGAACCGGGATGCTGGATCAACTGCCTCTACAGCTATTCTTGTTGGTGATCGTTTGCTTGTCGCTAATGTTGGAGATTCCAGAGCTGTCATATGCCGTGGTGGCAATG CTATTGCTGTTTCCCGAGATCACAAGCCAGACCAGACTGATGAGCGGCAACGGATTGAAGATGCTGGAGGATTTGTCATGTGGGCTG GTACTTGGAGAGTTGGTGGTGTCCTAGCTGTCTCTCGTGCATTTGGTGATAGGCTCTTGAAGCAGTATGTTGTTGCTGACCCAGAAATCCAG GAAGAAAAGGTTGACAGCTCCCTTGAGTTTCTTATCCTTGCAAGTGATGGTTTATGGGATGTTGTCACAAACGAG GAAGCTGTTGAAATGATCCAGCCAATTCTGGACCCCGAGCAGGCAGCAAAGAGGTTGATGCAGGAAGCATATCAGCGAGGCAGTGCAGATAACATCACCTGTGTAGTCGTCCGTTTCTTGGGCAATCAAGGAGGTGCATCTGGTGGTGGCTCTGTGTGA